The region agataaagttgagagactaaactttgattctaaggacctgaagataaagtagagggcctaaactctgattctaaggccctgaagataaagttcatcgcctaaactccgattctaatgacctgaagataaagttgagggcctaaactatgattctaaggccctgaagataaagttgagggcctaaactccgattctaaggacctgaagataaagttgagagactaaactttgattctaaggacctgaagataaagttgagggcctaaactttgattcaagggacctgaagataaagttgatggcttaaacttttattctaagggcctgaagataaagttgaggtcttagactttgattctaaggccctgaagataaagttgagggcctaaactctgattctaaggccctgaagataaacttgagggcctagactttgattctaaggccctgaagataaagttgaggggctaaactctaattctaaggccctgaagataaacttgagggcctagactttgattctaaggccctgaagataaagttgaggggctaaactctaattctaagaccctgaagataaagttgaaggcccaaacattgattctaagggcctgaagataaaggtcatggccaaaactctgattctaaggacctgaagataaagttgagagactaaactttgattctaaggacctgaagataaagttgagagactaaactttgattctaagggcctgaagataaagttgagggcctaaactccgattctaaggacctgaagataaagttgagagaataaactttgattctaaggacctgaagataaagttgagggcctaaactttgattctaaggccctgaagataaagttgaaggcctaaactttgattctaaggccctgaagagaaatttgagggcctaaaccctgattctaagggcctgcagataaaggtcatggccaaaactctaattctaagaccatgaagataaagtagaaggcccaaacattgattctaagggcctgaagataaaggtcatggccaaaactctgattctaaggacctgaagataaagttgagggcctaaactttttttctaagggcctgaagataaagttgagggcatagactttgattctaagggcctgaagataaagttgagggcctaaactctgattctaagggcctgaagataaagttgaggtcctaaacttttattctaaggccctgaagataaagttgaggtcctaaactttgattctaaggacctgaagataaagttgaggtcctaaactttgattctaaggacctgaagataaagttgaggtcctaaactttgattctaaggacctgaagataaagttgagggcctaaactctaagaccctgaaggtaaagttgaaggcccaaactttgattctaagggcctgaagataaaggtcatggccaaaactctgattctaaggacctgaacataaagttgagggcctaaacttttattctaagggcctgaagataaagttgaggacctagactttgattctaaggacctgaagataaatttgatggcctaaacttttattctaagggcatgaagataaagttgagggcctaaaccctgattctaaggccctgaagataaagttgagggcctaaactctaattctaagaccatgaagataaagtagaaggcccaaacattgattctaagggcctgaagataaaggtcatggccaaaactctgattctaaggacctgaagataaagttgagggcctaaactttttttctaagggcctgaagataaagttgagggcatagactttgattctaagggcctgaagataaatttgaggagctaaactctgattctaagggcctgaagataaagttgaggtcctaaactttgattctaaggacctgtagataaagttaagggcctaaactttgattctaaagagctaatgataaagttgagggcctaaactctgattctaaggccctgaatataaagttgagggcctagactttctgaacaaattgtcccaggacaaattgtccctggacaaattgtcccaggaccaaATGTCacaggacaattgtccccaagacaactctacctacatcacatacctttgcccCCTCGATAGTCATCCTCCCTTCTGATTGCCTTCCCTTCCAATCCTCCTCTTCCCACTCGCATCCGTTGCTCGTATCATTCTTCCTTAcgctcttacacatctataaaacgaattagatacccctcaataactaaaactctacctacatcacataccatcgatcccttgatattccttcCCCTCCCTGCCtgcttgttcctcttctccctcgcgcCCCATCTCCTTGTCATTGTTCCTCCCATCCCTATGCCcctaagaaaacaaattagaAATATGTAACACAATTAGGAACCATTATATACCTATCAGTATTGACTCTGCCCTAACATTGCCCCTATACACATTAACAAAGCCACACATCTCATAAACAATTGcacggcacttatctgacatCCTCCAGGAACACCCTGTTtacaaaaaggaagaaggcaaaaggcaaagggaaaaggcaaaaggcaaagggaaaaggcaaaaggcaaagggagaaggcaaaaggcaaagggagaaggcaaaaggcaaagggagaaggcaaaagacaaagggagaaggcaaaaggcaaagggaaaaggcaaaaggcaaagggaaaaggcaaaaggcaaagggaaaaggcaaaaggcaaagggagaaggcaaaaggcaaagggagaaggcaaaaggcaaaggaagaaggcaaaaggcaaagggagaaggcaaaagacaaagggaaaaggcaaaaggcaaagggagaaggcaaaaggcaaagggagaaggcaaaagacaaagggagaaggcaaaaggcaaagggaaaaggcaaaaggcaaagggaaaaggcaaaaggcaaagggagaaggcaaaaggcaaagggagaaggcaaaagccaaagggaaaaggcaaaaggcaaagggagaaggctaaaggcaaagggagaaggcaaaaggcaaagggagaaggctaaaggcaaagggagaaggcaaaaggcaaagggagaaggcaaaaggcaaagggagaaggcaaaaagcaaagggagaagggaaaaggcaaagggaaaaggcaaaaggcaaagggagaaggcaaaaggcaaagggagaaggcaaaaggcaaagggaaaaggcaaaaggcaaagggagaaggcaaaaggcaaagggagaaggcaaaaggcaaagggaggaggcaaaaggcaaagggagaaggcaaaaggcaaagggaaaaggcaaaaggcaaagggagaaggcaaaaggcaaagggagaaggcaaaaagcaaagggagaagggaaaaggcaaagggaaaaggcaaaaggcaaagggagaaggcaaaaggcaaagggagaaggcaaaaggcaaagggaggaggcaaaaggcaaagggagaaggcaaaaggcaaagggagaaggcaaaaggcaaagggaaacggcaaaaggcaaagggagaaggcaaaaggcaaagggagaaggcaaaaggcaaagggagaaggcaaaaggcaaagggaaacggcaaaaggcaaagggagaaggcaaaaggcaaagggagaaggcaaaaggcaaagggaaaaggcaaaaggcaaagggagaaggcaaaaggcaaagggagaaggcaaaaagcaaagggagaagggaaaaggcaaagggaaaaggcaaaaggcaaagggagaaggcaaaaggcaaagggagaaggcaaaaggcaaagggaggaggcaaaaggcaaagggagaaggcaaaaggcaaagggagaaggcaaaaggcaaagggaaacggcaaaaggcaaagggagaaggcaaaaggcaaagggagaaggcaaaaggcaaagggagaaggcaaaaggcaaagggaaacggcaaaaggcaaagggagaaggcaaaaggcaaagggagaaggcaaaaggcaaagggagaaggcaaaaggcaaagggagaaggcaaaaggcaaagggagaaggcaaaaggcaaagggagaaggcaaaaggcaaagggaaaaggcaaaaggcaaagggagaaggcaaaaggcaaagggagaaggcaaaaggcaaagggaaaaggcaaaaggcaaagggagaaggcaaaaggcaaagggagaaggcaaaaggcaaagggagaaggcaaaaggcaaaggagaaggcaaaaggcaaagggagaaggcaaaaggcaaagggaggaggcaaaaggcaaagggagaaggcaaaaggcaaagggagaaggcaaaaggcaaagggaaacggcaaaaggcaaagggagaaggcaaaaggcaaagggagaaggcaaaaggcaaagggagaaggcaaaaggcaaagggaggaggcaaaaggcaaagggagaaggcaaaaggcaaaggcaaaaggcaaaaggcaaagggagaaggcaaaaggcaaagggaaaaggcaaaaggcaaagggagaaggcaaaaggcaaagggaaaaggcaaaaggcaaagggagaaggcaaaaggcaaagggagaaagcaaaaggcaaagggagaaggcaaaaggcaaagggagaaggcaaaaggcaaagggaaacggcaaaaggcaaagggagaaggcaaaagacaaagggagaaggcaaaaggcaaagggaaaaggcaaaaggcaaagggaaaaggcaaaaggcaaagggagaaggcaaaaggcaaagggagaaggcaaaaggcaaagggaaaaggcaaaaggcaaagggagaaggcaaaaggcaaagggagaaggcaaaaggcaaagggagaaggctaaaggcaaagggagaaggcaaaaggcaaagggagaaggcaaaaggcaaagggagaaggcaaaaagcaaagggagaagggaaaaggcaaagggaaaaggcaaaaggcaaagggagaaggcaaaaggcaaagggagaaggcaaaaggcaaagggaaaaggcaaaaggcaaagggagaaggcaaaaggcaaagggagaaggcaaaaggcaaagggaggaggcaaaaggcaaagggagaaggcaaaaggcaaagggaaaaggcaaaaggcaaagggagaaggcaaaaggcaaagggagaaggcaaaaagcaaagggagaagggaaaaggcaaagggaaaaggcaaaaggcaaagggagaaggcaaaaggcaaagggagaaggcaaaaggcaaagggaggaggcaaaaggcaaagggagaaggcaaaaggcaaagggagaaggcaaaaggcaaagggaaacggcaaaaggcaaagggagaaggcaaaaggcaaagggagaaggcaaaaggcaaagggagaaggcaaaaggcaaagggaaacggcaaaaggcaaagggagaaggcaaaaggcaaagggagaaggcaaaaggcaaagggagaaggcaaaaggcaaagggagaaggcaaaaggcaaagggagaaggcaaaaggcaaagggagaaggcaaaaggcaaagggagaaggcaaaagacaaagggaaaaggcaaaaggcaaagggagaaggcaaaaggcaaagggagaaggcaaaaggcaaagggagaaggcaaaaggcaaagggaaaaggcaaaaggcaaagggagaaggcaaaaggcaaagggagaaggcaaaaggcaaagggaaacggcaaaaggcaaagggagaaggcaaaaggcaaagggagaaggcaaaaggcaaagggagaaggcaaaaggcaaagggaaacggcaaaaggcaaagggagaaggcaaaaggcaaagggagaaggcaaaaggcaaagggagaaggcaaaaggcaaagggagaaggcaaaaggcaaagggagaagggaaaaggcaaagggaaaaggcaaaaggcaaagggagaaggcaaaaggcaaagggagaaggcaaaaggcaaagggaggaggcaaaaggcaaagggagaaggcaaaaggcaaagggagaaggcaaaaggcaaagggaaacggcaaaaggcaaagggagaaggcaaaaggcaaagggagaaggcaaaaggcaaagggagaaggcaaaaggcaaagggaaacggcaaaaggcaaagggagaaggcaaaaggcaaagggagaaggcaaaaggcaaagggagaaggcaaaaggcaaagggagaaggcaaaaggcaaagggagaaggcaaaaggcaaagggagaaggcaaaaggcaaagggagaaggcaaaagacaaagggaaaaggcaaaaggcaaagggagaaggcaaaaggcaaagggagaaggcaaaaggcaaagggagaaggcaaaaggcaaagggaaaaggcaaaaggcaaagggagaaggcaaaaggcaaagggagaaggcaaaaggcaaagggaaacggcaaaaggcaaagggagaaggcaaaaggcaaagggagaaggcaaaaggcaaagggagaaggcaaaaggcaaagggaaacggcaaaaggcaaagggagaaggcaaaaggcaaagggagaaggcaaaaggcaaagggagaaggcaaaaggcaaagggagaaggcaaaaggcaaagggagaaggcaaaaggcaaagggagaaggcaaaaggcaaagggagaaggcaaaaggcaaagggaaaaggcaaaaggcaaagggagaaggcaaaaggcaaagggaaaaggcaaaaggcaaagggagaaggcaaaaggcaaagggagaaggcaaaaggcaaagggagaaggcaaaaggcaaaggagaaggcaaaaggcaaagggagaaggcaaaaggcaaagggagaaggcaaaaggcaaagggaggaggcaaaaggcaaagggagaaggcaaaaggcaaagggagaaggcaaaaggcaaagggaaacggcaaaaggcaaagggagaaggcaaaaggcaaagggagaaggcaaaaggcaaagggagaaggcaaaaggcaaagggaggaggcaaaaggcaaagggagaaggcaaaaggcaaaggcaaaaggcaaaaggcaaagggagaaggcaaaaggcaaagggaaaaggcaaaaggcaaagggagaaggcaaaaggcaaagggaaaaggcaaaaggaaagggagaaggcaaaaggcaaagggagaaagcaaaaggcaaagggagaaggcaaaaggcaaaggagaaggcaaaaggcaaaggagaaagcaaaaggcaaagggagaaggcaaaaggcaaagggagaaagcaaaaggcaaaggagaaggcaaaaggcaaagggagaaggcaaaaggcaaaggagaaggcaaaaggcaaagggagaaggcaaaaggcaaaggagaaggcaaaaggcaaaggagaaagcaaaaggcaaagggagaaggcaaaaggcataggagaaggacaaattgtcctaggacaaattgtccccaggacaaattgtacctgaacaaattgtcccaggacaaattgtcccaggacaaattgtccccaggacaacttgtccccaggacaaattttgaaacgaagtagagacccctcaataactaaaactctacctacatcacatacctttgatccCTCGATAGTCGTCCTTCCTCCTGATCACTTTTCCGTCCTTcccactcgcgtcccttgtTCATAgccttcttccttacactCTTCCACatctagaaaacgaattagaaacTCCTTAAttactaaaactctacctccATCACATGCCgtcgatcccttgatattccttcatcttcttgaTTGCTTGttcctccttctccctcgcgtcccttgctctTGTCCTCGTTCCTCCCATTCCTATGCACCTAaaaaaactaattagaaatcATCCAACATAAAAAACTCTACCTCCATCACATACCgtcgatcccttgatattccttctccttgcttgcttgttcctcttctccctcgcgtcccttgGTCTTGTCCTCGTTCCTCCCATTCCTATGCACCCCCCCAaaaaaactaattagaaatatgtAACACAATTAGGACCCAATATATACCTATGAGTATTGACTCTGCCCTAACACTGCCCCTAAAATAGACGGCCCCGACGGTAAATTTGATGAACCGGGAGAGATTTAACAGCAATACTACGTCGAGAACCACGATTAGGTCCCGAATACGCGAAATAGACGCCTAAAACCACTCGACTCCCACGAGACGAATCGATCTCCCCTCCCGGGCCCCCAATTTCCTCCGCGCAACGCCAACAAACCCTCGCGAAAGCTCGTAACATCACCGAGAAGCGCCGAAAACCAAAAAAACCGACGAGAGAGCGAATAAACGCGAAGATAACACCTCCGAACGTACACAGAGCCCCCGTAACGCGATCGCGAGCAACGAGAAGCACGTAAAAACGTTCCTAACCTTTCGCGATTGTACATCTTCCCCTCCTTTCATCGCGGTCGCCCCGTTTTGAGCCGGTTTCAGTCATCCCAGCGCAATGACTGAAAATGCAGTTCCCGTATATCAGCAACCTGAATAAACATTCTTCGCAAAAATACGAACACGATCTCGCACACTGTCACACatgcacagaaaaaaattagacaaccTAGAGCGCAAAAACACcgaaaattttcgcggcccggttcctaatgggggcCCCATTTTCATCTAATATTTCTTTGCTTATTTTAAGCTGTGAATCAGTCGAGCGTTGTAAGAGATTGTTTGTCTGATTCCTAGCGTGAAATTAGCGAATATTTTTTAGATAAAAACGAGGCCCCATTATTAGGAACCGGTCCTTAAAATTTTGTTCATttaaaaggcaaaggaagcgttggaaacgtttttctgcatcaaataaAATCTTGTTCGACTGATTTCTAGCGTCAAATGTACTATTATTTTATAGACAAAAAtgaggccccattaggaaccaGGCCGCGacaatttttcatttcattaACCGTAAAGCAAAATCATATCTGATGGAGCTGAAGGGGTCTGTCTGAAGGTTACTTTATTTATGATAAGCACGTGACTGTACAAGCAGTCAATAACCCGGACAACTGTAATATTAAAAAGCTTGATTCACTTACGGAAATactgaaataaaaatttatttggTGGACTGGTGATGATGGTGCTGGTGGTGGAGGTGCTTAGTGGTGATGGAGGTGCTATTGGTGCTGgaggtgatgatgatgatgatgatgatgatgatgatgaattgATGATAGGGGAACCTAGCTACCTAactacctagctacctacCTGACtagtaatttaattatttattatttatataagtttaaataattagttaGGTATTACCTTCTTTCTTGGCCCGATGACGATGAGGCggctgcgtcgtcttcgcgtctgccaagagatgaaaaaaataataacatTTGCTACGTAGAAAAACGCGATCTTAGGCTGCAGTCGTCTTGAGGCGCTGGCGTCGTCCTTCGGCggctgcgtcgtcttcgcgtctgCCAAGAGATGAAAAccaattaataaaatttgcTACGTACAAAAACGCGATCTTAGGCTGCAGTCGTCTTGAGGGGCTGGCGTCGTCCTTCGGCGgatgcgtcgtcttcgcgtctgccaagagatgaaaaaaaataataacatTTGCTACGTAGAAAAACGCGATCTTAGGCTGCAGTCGTCTTGAggcgctgtcgtcgtccttcggcggctgcgtcgtcttcgcgtctgCCAAGAGATGAAAAccaattaataaaatttgcTGCGTACAAAACGCGATCTTAGGCTGCAGTCGTCTTGAGGCGCTGGCGTCGTCCTTCGGCGGCATCTTGCATCCAACCTAAATCTCAAAAGAAGCcagcaagagaaaaaacaaacggtccatacagatacctctaGTGTTGACGGCTTCGTCCAcatccgtcgtcttcatctgtCGTCTTCATCCCCACGTCTGCATCTAAAACTCAAAAAAGAGCAAGCATGGGGGAAAATGTGGGCGTTATatacagatacctcgtgTCTTCGTCCCCATCCTCCACTTACCAGTCctgcgacgactttgacgggGCGTAGCACTCTTCCTCCGCGTCGGTGACGTCCTGCCAAAGGAAAAATGAAgtagaaaaatgacgtcaaaaatttgattgaTTAAATACTTATATAGtacatattattatttatttatttattcctcTAATTCCTCTACCCTAACTGCCTCTAAAATAAAGATGATAGATGATGACGTGGAGATGACGTGGAGATGACGTGTaaatgacgaaaatgacgtgtaaatgacgaaaatgaaGTGTCAATGGAGAAAATGAAGTGTAAATGGCGAAAATGAAGTGTAAATGGAAAAGGTAGAAGAATGAAGTGCAATAAATGGAGTGAAGGCTGCTAAATGAAATAATGACAGGTGGAAGGTGATCTGAGTGGGAGGTCCACTGTCAAACAAAAATCTGTCTTGACATTGACAGACATGTACCTAAAAACGGGCAACAGTTAAGATAGATGCAATAATTAAATGACCGTCACAATCCACGTGACTTACTGACGAGTCTCCTCCCCCCGCTCGCTCGGAGGCGGGGTCAAGCTGCGAacacaaacgaaaaatcgccttACTGTCGAGGCTTACCTAAACTCGCCACGCACACTTCCCGAGCATCATCGCATCTTCAGCTTCTCCGATTCAATGATTGCAAAGAGCCTAAAAGGGGACCCCTCTCGATAAACGATAGTACGAGACGTAGACGCTGCTAAGAGACGCGCGCGGAGCAGcgaacgtcgcgaacgacgcaCTGAGCGACGCACGTGGCGAAGAAAAGCCCTCGCACGCCTCTAAAAAACACCAGACGAAGCACAAACCTGCAGGCGTGACGACAGGCTGCGTGCGTGGCGACAGGCAGCGTCCGTTCGCCTTCCGATCGAGCGAGAAGCGAGCGAGGAATCCGCGTGGCTGCTGCTCCGCTATCTGCACGAATGATGTCGGCTGTTGTCTGCGATTGCGTGAGACGAAATACTAGAAGGCGTTTTGAAGCGTGCGATTGACGTCCTAATTGTCTGTGCAAGATAGGAAAGTATAGTCACGTGCTTATTTAACCTGGTGTTTGACAGCTGGGATTGATTCGATTAGAAATTTCTGGCGGTTGTTGTCCGGGGGGTTGCGTGTATACGGGGTTGTGACTTCAGTCATTTGTTTGAAACGACTCCATATGAGACAAAGGGGACGAAGGAGGACGGATTCGGCTGTCGCGAAGGGTAAGTTATGCATTCGCGTGTCATTTCGCACCGCACGTTCCGGTTCTGGGGCCCTATTCGCCTTCGACGGATTTTACTACTACTTTCCTTCGTTCCCTTCGCGATTTTGAGAGTTTAAACTTCTCACGGTGAGGTTTGGAGCGTGTTCGGGGGTCC is a window of Oscarella lobularis chromosome 20, ooOscLobu1.1, whole genome shotgun sequence DNA encoding:
- the LOC136199130 gene encoding uncharacterized protein isoform X5, with translation MYNRERGSVRAESILIGMGGTRTRPRDAREKRNKQARRRNIKGSTVHRNGRNEDKSKGREGEGGTSNQEDEGISRDRRHVMEMWKSVRKKAMNKGREWEGRKSDQEEGRLSRDQRGNVRAESILIGA
- the LOC136199130 gene encoding uncharacterized protein isoform X1; protein product: MTETGSKRGDRDERRGRCTIAKVLLLNLSRFIKFTVGAVYFRGSVRAESILIGMGGTRTRPRDAREKRNKQARRRNIKGSTVHRNGRNEDKSKGREGEGGTSNQEDEGISRDRRHVMEMWKSVRKKAMNKGREWEGRKSDQEEGRLSRDQRGNVRAESILIGA
- the LOC136199130 gene encoding uncharacterized protein isoform X2, with the translated sequence MTETGSKRGDRDERRGRCTIAKVLLLNLSRFIKFTVGAVYFRGSVRAESILIGMGGTRTRPRDAREKRNKQARRRNIKGSTVHRNGRNEDKSKGREGEGGTSNQEDEGISRDRRHMWKSVRKKAMNKGREWEGRKSDQEEGRLSRDQRGNVRAESILIGA
- the LOC136199130 gene encoding uncharacterized protein isoform X4 is translated as MTETGSKRGDRDERRGRCTIAKGMGGTRTRPRDAREKRNKQARRRNIKGSTVHRNGRNEDKSKGREGEGGTSNQEDEGISRDRRHVMEMWKSVRKKAMNKGREWEGRKSDQEEGRLSRDQRGNVRAESILIGA
- the LOC136199130 gene encoding uncharacterized protein isoform X3; this encodes MTETGSKRGDRDERRGRCTIAKVLLLNLSRFIKFTVGAVYFRGSVRAESILIGMGGTRTRPRDAREKRNKQARRRNIKGSTVHRNGRNEDKSKGREGEGGTSNQEDEGISRDRRHVMEMWKSVRKKAMNKGREWEGRKSDQEEGRLSRDQRVFLEDVR
- the LOC136199130 gene encoding uncharacterized protein isoform X6; protein product: MTETGSKRGDRDERRGRCTIAKVLLLNLSRFIKFTVGAVYFRGSVRAESILIGMGGTRTRPRDAREKRNKQARRRNIKGSTVHRNGRNEDKSKGREGEGGTSNQEDEGISRDRRCGRV